In Lacerta agilis isolate rLacAgi1 chromosome 8, rLacAgi1.pri, whole genome shotgun sequence, one genomic interval encodes:
- the LOC117052221 gene encoding neuropeptide Y receptor type 1-like yields MDQLMNLLYLNFSEQLSLLEENDMSCSDSVGNGTFLIIAYSAVIAVGLIGNLCLVCVIIQQKEMRNVTNIFIANLSCSDILMSLVCMPVTVIYTLMDRWILGEVLCKASPFAQCISITVSILSLVWIALERHQLIINPTGRKPGANHAYLAVAITWVVACFISLPFLSFTILTNEPFQNLSLPFDPFANHVACIEHWPSDQHRLAYTTFLLLFQYCLPLLLIMTCYFRIFLRLQRRKDMVEHSKDGSRATSHRKVNVMLACIVVAFAACWFPLTVFNALYDWDPEKISVCYHNFIFSICHLIAMASTCINPIMYGFLNSNFQKEVKALLYRCSCSSEKDKYESFPLSTVSTEISKASLHSGVGTITHA; encoded by the coding sequence ATGGACCAGCTGATGAATCTCCTCTACCTCAACTTCTCAGAGCAGCTGAGCCTGCTAGAGGAAAACGACATGTCCTGCAGCGACTCTGTGGGAAACGGCACTTTCCTGATCATAGCTTACAGCGCAGTCATTGCAGTGGGGTTGATTGGCAACCTCTGCTTGGTGTGTGTCATCATCCAGCAGAAGGAGATGAGAAACGTCACCAACATCTTCATCGCCAACCTCTCCTGCTCTGACATCCTCATGTCACTTGTTTGCATGCCTGTCACGGTCATTTACACCTTGATGGACCGCTGGATCTTAGGAGAAGTACTCTGCAAGGCCAGCCCCTTTGCTCAGTGCATCTCCATCACTGTCTCCATCCTCTCCCTTGTATGGATTGCCCTGGAAAGGCATCAGCTCATCATCAATCCGACTGGGCGGAAGCCAGGAGCTAACCATGCGTACCTGGCTGTGGCCATTACCTGGGTGGTGGCCTGCTTCATTTCCCTGCCTTTCCTCTCCTTCACCATCCTGACCAACGAGCCCTTTCAAAACTTAAGCCTTCCCTTTGACCCGTTTGCCAACCACGTGGCCTGCATTGAGCATTGGCCATCGGACCAGCATCGCCTAGCTTACACCACCTTCCTCTTGCTTTTCCAGTACTGCCTGCCCCTGCTCCTCATCATGACCTGCTATTTCCGCATCTTCCTGCGCCTTCAGCGTCGCAAGGACATGGTGGAGCACTCCAAGGATGGTTCCCGGGCCACTAGCCACAGGAAGGTCAACGTTATGTTGGCTTGCATCGTCGTTGCTTTTGCCGCCTGTTGGTTTCCGCTCACTGTCTTCAATGCCCTCTATGACTGGGACCCTGAGAAGATCTCAGTGTGCTACCACAACTTCATCTTCTCCATCTGCCACCTTATAGCCATGGCTTCCACTTGCATCAACCCCATCATGTATGGTTTCCTCAACAGCAATTTCCAAAAGGAAGTCAAGGCATTGCTGTATCGCTGCAGCTGTAGCAGTGAGAAGGACAAGTATGAAAGCTTCCCCCTTTCCACAGTCAGCACTGAGATCTCCAAGGCCTCGCTCCATAGCGGGGTTGGCACCATTACCCATGCGTGA